The Salvia miltiorrhiza cultivar Shanhuang (shh) chromosome 2, IMPLAD_Smil_shh, whole genome shotgun sequence DNA window GAAGGCATTAGATAAACATGAAATCTATAACGATTTTTACCAAGGGAATAAATTCATGCGTGAGACATATGTTGCTTGGCCTCATGTCCCGGTGAAGAATAGGGCTTCCACGACACTCTTCATGCAGAAAACGCAGCCCTTTCGCAATTCCAATGGCAATAGCTCGTCTCTGGTGCCATGCAAGAACATGTTCTTTATTATCTGTGTAGAAACAACCCCACTACAGATGAGGAGAGAATAGCATGTCCTCAACaaatatgaaaagaaagaaCGAGTAATTTAATAGAGATTTTTCGTCTTCTGCAAGTTTCTTGCTTTACTAAAGTTGCTTACCAAATAAATACCACTCCAGCGATCTATCGCAGATGTACTCATAAACCAAgatatttatgttttctctACGACAATAACCAAGAAGCATCACGACGTTCTTGTGACACGCCAAGCTTAGGACACCTAATTGCAAATAATTTTCCAAATAACCTTGTGTATTGGCTTCCTTTTGCACTTTTACAGCAATAAGCTGTCCATCCTTCAGCAGACCTTTATACACAAGCCCATATCCATCTTCTCCCAGTAGATTCTCAGAAGAAAATCCGTTCGTTGCAGTCTGTATCTCAGAATAATTCCATATTTTTGAACCCAGGTGCATTTTCATCGCAGCAGAATGGTGGGATACATGAAAGTCCAGCTGCAGATTTATTTGCTTTTCTATTTCCGGGTAAGAATCATCAGATGCACTATCCTCATCAGTATCTGCGCATCATCCATTAGAGTTTAAAACACGAAGGATCAGTATCAGGACCTTTTTATCGAACTTCATACGTACCTTCTCTGCGTAAATCACCAGACGAAGAAGCTTCTTCTACAATCTGTATCTCCGAATGCTTACATTCCCTCGAGATAATCCCATTAGCAGAACAAGGAATGGCAAAACTAGGATCGCTCTGCAGACTTTGTGTTAGCTTCACCGGGGGTGAACTGTCATGTTCTTTACGTTTAGCATAGATACCTATGGAGACTACAAACAAACTTGTGTTAAAGGCAGCACTAGTTACCTCCGGGAAAATAAAAATGGTTCGAAGATAGGAAAACCTTGAGATAGTTGATACTTATAGCAGAACCACAACACATATTCTCATCAAGTAACATATCTGACCTGGTTTCTCGAGATGAGAATTTGATGTGAATTCATCTGGTGAAAAGATGTTCTGCTCCTTTGATTTGGAGGTAAGGGATGATACAAAGCTGCTCCTGTCGCTGCCGGAGCTTCTGTGGGAACTAGTAGATCCGCGGTAGATTGGAGAAATGAGGGAATGGTCGTTGCTCGGAGTATAATCAGAGGGTATCACAGAAACGAGCTTGGACAGAGAGTAAAACAACTCGGGCTCGATATTACCCATAGCTTTGTCAGAATAAAAAGGTCTCAAGATTTTCAGAGAAAAGTTATCAAGGGTCTGAGCAACTTTGCATGGTATTTTGTTAAGGTAAAACTTCAATTCCTTTCTTAGGTGCCTGTCATAGAATATTTACCAGCTTCAAATGACAAATGAAGTATCAATCATATAATCAAGGTGAATTGTAAGCAGATTAAAGCAAATATTTCCTAACTGATCAATTTAACAGCATACATCAACTTTATTAGAGAAACTCTATCACTAAACTTGTTTGTTTCCTACTGCAAATTGATAAAGAGGTCCTAATTAACAGAAGATTACCATCAATATAAGGATTAAAAAACTCACTGAAGTGACGAACTTTATAATATGCCCTAGCAAACTTATTTATATCGACGTTAGAAACTATAGTAAtcaattatacatataataccTTCCGAATCCCCTGTCACTTGGGAAGCTTAGTCAAAATTATTGACATTAACAGCCATATCTAACTGGAATCCCAAAACCACCAATTTCAGAAATCGTTCATAAGGTTTTCGCACTATTTATATTAGTGTGAACAAAAGTGGCTTACATCAACATTTAGTGATCTAgtaatttcatttaaatttcGTCAAATTTGCTTCAGTCAATTAGATTGCATACACTCAGACGGCATTAGCTCAACTgttactttgaggatttgacacaagtaaaatctaaaaaataaatttcttagCCTAAAACAAGCTTTACAATTTGGAGTCACACTTCGTAGATTTTCTACTACTCACAATTCCTTCACACACAAACACAAGCATCATGTGGAAGAGACTAGCTTAGAGAAGCTATAATTACACTAAATTTGAGCAGACAAtagttaattttcttttaattaaatctGAAGGAACTTCAAAGAAACAACGAGTATATTAAATGACATTGCTAAAAGTAAAATGGTACCTGTTAAGAACAACCCACGTGGCGTTTGAACCAATGGCCTCTTGTACAATAACATTTTTTAGTGGAGCTCCAACGACAATCTTGACTTCAATAACGACCTATATAATGTGACTATTCGATATTAAGAAATGATAAGAACTGGttcattttttcaatttatgaAAATTCATAATACTCATGTGAGCATAGAGGGCAGTATGCCATATTTATGGATGACTTGTTCAATAACACATCCTCATATTGCAAATCTTTGTTCACTAAACATAAAACAACCTGCTGGACAAGTATCTGACAatgaattctttttttctttatatttgaCGAAAAGAAGTTGAGTGTGATTGGAATTAGTACATCCATATTCATATAGTgaaactaaataaatagtttaGTAACTCAAAGGTCGGTGCAGTTACAAAAGATTAAGGAAAATAATCAGAAACCAGCACATAAGGTCAAATAATTTGGAACCTCTTTTGTTATCAAACAATCTTCTATCTATGTAAAGATTTCTGCAGAAAGTTTACCTGTCCGTAGAGATCACTGAAGATTGATTTTCAAATGCAGTATTTTCtttataaaggaaaaagaaaatgaaaccaGAGAATTCTTCTATTAATGTAAAGAATTCTGGAGAAAGTTTATCTGCCCTGTAGCATATTCTTTCTTTAGTCCGTGCATACGAAGTTAAGAAAAAAATCATCAAGTCAGAACTGAAAATTAATGCTCATCTTACACAAAAAGTTAGGAACAAGCAATCAAAAAAAGCAAAAAGAGCAAATATTACCCCACTGCCTTCACACTCCTCAGCACTATTCTGAAGCTTCCCTGCATATGCATCGACCATTCTTGTAACTTCCTCTTTTATTGCACGAACACGTGTTCCAATGAAAGAATCAGGGCCTATTTGCATTTGGAAACCCACTGTGCAGAGGTACAGGTTCACAGTGAAAAACTTCATCACTCATTGAAAGTTTATAGACAGTTACAGAATCATAGTAAAGCAATTAAGAAAAGAATTCACCGTCACTAAACATGGCTGCAGGCCTCTAATAGAGTTGCAGAGTGGATATAACTACTAAACACAAGATAGGAGTATCAGGAAAATTCAAGCCACGGGTAGATGAGCGGGTTTAACAAGGCAAATTCAATCCGATGTTCATCTTTAACCACTCAGTTTCACACACTACACACAATCTTTACAACTAAAAATCTAGGCTTGTAATACAATAAACCGAAGCATTCTAAAAATTGTACATATAATTCAATATAAATGGCACCAAAGACCAAATCGACTTACTGGGGTGAAGCACTTTATGCAAGACTCCAAGAACTGTAATGGTATCGACTTCCTGAATCATGTTTTGGCGCGTTTGGATATTACTAATAATTTGCTTGAATTCCTGAGAATTGAAATTTCTAGTGGCATCACACGCAACTACAATGCGCCCAGGCATGAGAGAAGTAGTGCTTCTACTACTACTGCTCCTTTCACTTGGTGATGCCATTGCCATATGCCTAACTAAAATCTCACAGAAACAGATTATTGTTATCCTTAAATGCAGCAGAGCAACAACACAAGCAGGAAAATTTCAGCTGTCAGTTTCAACAATTCTTGAAAAAGGCAATTCAAAATACTATCCAAATGCAAAGCTAAGGGAAGAATCGCAAATTCTGCTTCGTCGGTTAAAAGCAagatacaaaaaatatattctttGCAACATAATGCAACACAAGAAAAGGGCAAATTGCAGTGTCTGTTGTGATGATTCTTGAACAAGAAAGAAGCAATTTTTTTTCCCATTTCTATTCGATGTTCCGAATATTGATGAGGATATTCGAAATGAGGTTGTGGCGGGAATGATGGAAAGCGTTTCTGCACAACAATAACAAACAAGGGTGATTGTGAAGTGGATGATAACATCAAAGAACGTTTTGGGTGTTTCTGAATATTCGAAAATCAATCAACTTCCTAGGTTTATTCCCATAAAATCTTTTATCACCTTTTCTTGTGTGTTGTCTGTTTACTGTTGTAATTGGTCTACTTCCTTCGGTTGTTAAAATGGTGGATTTGCCCATTTTGGAAATATAAATGCAACCAAGCTTTtccaaatataaattttgggtatttattttatattcgcCAACAAATCAGTTAAAGGTTTTCCCGGGAAGGGGGTATAtctagggctgtaaacaaaccaagccgctcgcgaactattcggagctcggctcgaaaaaagttcgttcaagttcgtatagagaagctcgataaataaacaaaccaaacttgagcgtagtagtattcggctcgttagctcgtgaacatgttcgtcaagtgattcagcttgaaaaatataaattattagtagatacaacttatatttatccactaaaattaataataattgtatcaaatctctaattaattttatttgttataagaaaacaattaatatatttattatttttaataaaataatttatttttaaaataaaataatcaatattttgaatataaatataaatttagaaagttcgtataggttcgattaggctcgtgagcctcaaagtattcggtacgTAAAGTTCaagattcgattcgatactaaacaaaccaaacttgagcacaccactattcggttcggctcggttcgattacacccctaggtATATCTTTTGTTTTATGTGTACAGTGTAAGCGTTTAAAGTTAGGGCGGCAAACGAACCGAgtcgagccgaatactagcaagctcgagctcggctcgtttaaatattcgggtgttcgagttcgattcgagcttttattttgatgatCGAGCTCGACTCGTCACCCACTTACaaagctcgagctcggttcgagttcggctcaGGTGATGgtcgataatgtcgaattcgagcttgagctcgagctcggcttgttagatgttcgtatatatgatgtgCAAGTTCGAAGTTGTTATAAAgttaagaaaatcttcttaattaatatgttactcgagctcgagttcgactcgtttaaggctcgtgtactaactcgattgaagactcgactgaaggttcgtgaacagactcacgaacaatcgaattcgaacatgttcgcaAGCTCAATGAGCCaagcactgtcaggctcgagctcgaaatcaggctTGAGCCCgactcgtttattatcgaattgAGCTCCGAACTAGCTTTTTTTGAGTCGAATCTCAaatagcttgcgagtagctctattcgtttacagccctatttACAGTTGCCACTTTGTATctatatttatactatattaaaaagggagtttccaatttgaaatcaatttcaaattaatttcataattgagtggcaattttgtagttataataaaattgaaggtttatgtttaaactatatatttttattttctttaattaacttcttatttgttgttacatttctttcctaaattgtgaaattctattaattatttaatatgcatatcaaattaaagatcacgataagagttttaatatgatatattttatgaaaatatttgatttaaaatataaaaattaaatttgtttaaacattaaagttttataaatttctctctactctctcatcttttttgaataaaaatatattttaattatttttaattagtattttattttaaattttattaacttatttttttgttttgtttttttttccataatatcaaattttataattgtgaattcttttttattttttcaatctaAATATATCCaattagaattaattttttattatatttatatgtatattaattgaattagtattaattttatataaatacaaaaattaaaaagagtttccaatttgaatttcaaattgatttcataattgagtggcaattttgtagttataataaaattgaaggtttatgtttaaactatatatttttattttctttaattaacttcttatttgttgttacatttctttcctaaattgtgaaattctattaattatttaatatgcatatcaaattaaagatcacgataagagttttaatatgatatattttatgaaaatatttgacttaaaatataaaaattaaatttgtttaaacattaaagttttataaatttctctctactctctcatcttttttgaataaaaatatattttaattatttttaattagtattttattttaaattttattaacttattttttttgttttgtttttttctccataatatcaaattttataattgtgaattcttttttattttttcaatctaAATATATCCaattagaattaattttttattatatttatatgtataataattgaattagtattaattttatataaatacaaaaattaaaaatattttcccataCATTGCACGGGATCCAAATGCTAGTAATTGTGAAAACGGTAAGTGACTCACGCTATTtggatttttttaataaaatttatttgaacttatttaataaaattaaactcGTTTGCTAAATCAATCAGACAAAATTGCATCTTAATTCATAAGCAAGCTcgttatataaatataaattaaaaaatataaaattaatgattaaatacaatttatatttgtataCATAATTAGTTATATCTActctctaattaatttatttttataaaatttaatcaattttataattatattattgtgGATGATATttgttttaaaaagaaaattattaatattatcaatgtaaattcaagttttaaaaaattatttgaactCAATTAAACTTCAATAAGCTTGTGAGTTTACATCCATATATTGAATAAATAaagtttcaattttaatttgataatattcGGTTTGGCTCAACTACACCCCAATCTACTTTTTGATTTTTACTTTTTATGGTAGTCACTTTTTGAAAATATAGTTTTTCGCTATTTTATTATATACTACCGATTACGCGATAAGAGATAAGATGTGATACGATTTGATTAAGATATTTTTTCTATCATATTTGATATTATATTTggtataatgtataaaaatatttgtaaaatataatacGGAATATGTTATTTAGTATGatatattaagattatataaaatgaataatagttataattaagatttgtattaCTTATACCATTTCTGTAAGTGGTATATAGAATCCCTTaaatcagtataatatttttaaacttttaatttagaaaaaggTCGTGTAGTTCATATTACTTTTAACCAAACAAGATATAGGTGTCATAGATATATTATACACCCTAATAAGTCGTACCAAACAAGCTCAActagttttatttttcttgatcattcttttttttcaaaCTTCTTCATCATTCTTCTTTAATAGATCCTTgaaaaaaatcacaaatttgAAATGCATGAAACCATCGAGAAACAATGGATATGAAAGGGAATTTGGCTATCCTAtccactaaataaataaatggctACAGTTTTAGTTTGGTCCTTAAttagttatatttatatacCTCGAAATGAAGACATGAGTTGTGACGATATTCCAATAGTGATAGTGGGTTATTTATATTTGCACATTGTGCATATAATAGAGAATGTTGGTGAAATGAATTTACAAGAGTTAATGAAGAGGCACATCAGATGGGAAATCTTGTGGGTGTTTGTTGATGGTTTGTCTGAGAGATTTCTCCTGTTGTCGCAGATTTGACGGCACCTGCTCGTACACATCGCTGAACAGATCTTCAAGACACGGTTTCTTGATTTTCTCCGCGATTTGAATGGCTTTCAACACCTAAATTCAATTcaagatttatatatattcagACGAGGAAGAAAGTAGTGTATATCATACCTGCTTCCGGAGGGTCCCACGAAGCTGGGCTTCTTCCTCGTCTGACCACCAACACTTACTTTCAACCCACTTTCTGAATCTTGTCACTGGATTTCTGCTTCTTCTCCACTCCTCAATCTCCTTCAGTGATCGGTATTTTGTGGAATCGTCCGATGTCGAGTGGTGCCCTACTCGATATGTAAGTGCCTAACACGTTGCTCTACTTGTCAATtcacatattttttaataaattacataagtagataaagaaatttaaagatcgcgaTTGACAATGATAATGTGGTTATATACCTCGACTAGCACCGGCTTCTGTTCGCGGACGACCATCTCCCGAGCTGCACGAATGGCGTTATAAACAGCGAGAGCATCGTTCCCGTCCACGCGAATGCTTCGAATTCCATACGCCTGCCCCTTCACAACAACACCATCGCCTGCCATAATTCATAGTTTTGTCATGTGTGAATGAAATATGAAATACTAGAAAATAGTAGTATGTGTGTTACTTCTAAACTGCTGTGAAATAGGTGTGCTTATAGCCCATCCATTGTTGCGGCATATGAACAACACAGGGGCTTCCATCACTGCTGCAAAATTCATAGCAGCATGAAAATCTCCCTGCCACCACAAACATGTCAATATAGAGTGTAGAGCTGTGAGTTGGTAATAAAATAAGTAATTACCTCACTGGTGGCACCATCCCCCGTGAAAGCAACCGCGCACGCATCCTTGCCGTCCATCTTGAGAGAGTAAGCAACGCCTGCAGCTTGAGGCAGCTGCGTCCTGCCATACAACATCACATCAAAACGACGTGGTTGTGATTGTGATGAGGCAAGAGGAAGACTTACGCGATAGGTGATGAAACAGTGAAGAAATTGAGGTGGTTGGAGCCATAATGCACCGGCATCTGCCTTCCTTTCCCATGATCATCTTCATTCCCAAAGCACTGGTTGGCGAAGTCTTGGATGGTGAAACCGCGCCACAACAGGATTCCAGCCTCACGATACTGTGGTAATATAATGTCGTGGGGCGAGAGAGCAGCAGCTGTCGCAACGCTGATGCCCTCCTCCCCTGTTGAGGTCAAGTAGAACGACACCCGCCCTTGTCGTTGCGCTTCATAGAAGATGCTATCCATTATTTCAAGGCTCGCCATGCTTTTGTACATCCTCACTGCCGTTTCTTCATCCACCTAAACAAGAAATGCAGTAACTTGTTATTGTCACAACTCTTGTAACTGCATTATATACATACATGATTACATGCCTGGTCAAATGTAGTGCCTGCAATGGGATAGCCATGATCGTCGAGAACGCGATAACAGGCAACTCTGTTCTCAGTGGCTTCTGAAATGAATTTCATTTGAGTAGTCAAACCAACCCTTCCACCAGGAAACTCTATGCTCTGCTCAATTTTTTCACTGTTATATATCTACATCTACATAATATGATCAATGCATCAAATCATATTTAACTATCACTAATCACCATCTCATCTTTGCCATTTGGTAATAAGCAACGCTTAACATTGTAAATCGTTGTCTATTCAACATAAGATTCTAATTTAAAATTGTGTAATGTTGATGGCTCTTCAATCGCTGTTCATACTGGACTAAACATAACAAAGAATTGCCCACAATTTGAAAAGGCTCATTTTCACGATTAAAAATTGACAATTTTCTAGCAAATGGGCCCAAATGCAGTCTTATACTGTATAGTATATACTCTCGTTCcaatcccacgaatcttgatgcaattctaaatataataagaATTAGCCAAAAAATAAGAGTTGTTAATTacacttttctactttattatctatacacttaaaacactaatcttcGACTCCTTAATTCTCGGGCCGAAAAGATTTACATCAAGATTGGtgggggatggagggagtaatatactTTCACGTTTCTGTCCCTTTTCTTGGGTGATCGTGGATGGGCCAGTGCAGatctttcattttcttattgGGCATGCAGTTGGTGAGTTTGAAGCCCAACaaaatataatcaaaattaaaatgcaTGTCAATTTTTCAATGATGGGTGTGATCTATTTAAAAAGagtaacaaaaataataataattttattattttacctATATAACCCACAAATTAATTTCCAGCTACATTATAACTTAAATACCATAATCCCAATCTTTTAAGAAAACGAACGCGCTAAAAATACTAGTAACCAGAGATGTTGTCATAATTTATCATTTCGGAGGAAAATATggaataataatattaacaactTTTTTAATAGCTGAAGAGGCTGGTTAGATCTCAGTTGGTTGGttaatgatgttttagttagaaaaaataaaaaatatggtatataaaatttaaaagaaaataaaagattttGCAAGTATTTGTGCTATAAATGTTAGATtagataaaatatttaatcatcaTCCATCAGCatagtatattttaaagatTAATATCTAACTAGTAAGCTACATATTTTAACGCacctttttcttttcaaaactAATCATAATATACAGAAAGAAAGGCCTTCAATAGTCAATACTCATCCGGaaaaaaagcaaagaaaaaagagaaagaaacaTGACAAATCACGTGCAAGTATAAacttcgtaaaatatataggtaGTTGTGTATAAATCATTcctaacataattaaataaataaaacaaggAAATTATACATGAGAACATAAATTTAGTTCtaacttataatttatttatctgcATATCTCAACAAGGAATGATGCTACATGACTCAAATTTCttagtaatatttttatacCTATGGGTCCAGTAATATATAAAAACTGATAGAACTATTTGTTTGTTTGAATTGTAGTAAACAATTTTGTAGGATAGAAATATCATTGATTCAACGCACGATTTACCTcttattatccctcctttgtagtgtaaatgatgaatgagtaagggtcaaataggaaatgtgggaaaagaaaggaaggatttaaagggtgaaattttgtttattcttcattttttcatgataagtttacaaccaaagagaacgcaccctaaatgggtactcattcgtggacggatggagtattagaGTACTAAGAGTCATTGTCTACAAAAAATGCAAAATATTTATTCAATGTAATTGTAATCAATAACACATGTACAAATGTTTAACTTTGTATAATGACAGTCTTttaccttaaaaaaaattaacttgtATAATAGTAACATAAGTATTTTTTTACTAGTTTTTATCGCAATTGGAAGACCGATTTGTTTCCAGTTCCTTAAATTTCAGCACGTTCGCTCAATTCTATATCTATGTATTATATGAAACAATAGTTGCACCGGTAATAAATTTTCGGTCAAATTCAAAATGTAggtagtttttttctttttcagtgAAAAATGCCTATTTTTTCCGAGAGCTGAATCAAGCGGCAAATTCAGGTTTTTTATAGGAGTTGGAACTTGGAAGTCTCaaactattatttttttctctccctGACTATTTTTGCATATTACTATCTTTTATCTTTTGAtctgattttattttatatattttcttttatattttggtTTTCTCAACTTTATAGTATTTTCTTCCTAGCAAAAAATGTAACATCACATCAGTCTATATCTATATAGTACTCcatataaaattacaattttaacgaCTACTTTTTACagtcattttttttatagtacTTCAGATTTCAAAATGCCTATTTTTTCCCCCACAATTCACACTTCAATCCTACAATattgttttaattattatttttgctaTCTTATGTAATTAAGGGGCCGTACTAATTATAATGAGGCAGAACTTGTTAGCAGATGCAGATGTGGACCTTAACAAAATCCAAGTTTGTAATGTAATcgcaataaataaatatgaaagcTAATTACAGTAATAAAGACCTTAAAAACAAGATCACAGAGATTTTTCTGCATCTATGCAGACACTTGGAAGAAAATGTTTACAAGCACTTCAAAGAAAATGACAATTCGAAACTGACAGATACAAAAACATTTATGAATCacattttttttggaattgaGGTAGAAAACAATTTATGGGGAACACGTATTTGTCATAATACATGTTATGATTTGGGTATCTTGCTGCCAATAAAGAGATAATTACCGCAATGCTCATTTTGATTTCTTCCATCTATTTTCCTTCTTTTCGTAATGGACCCCCCTATTATTTCTTTATTGCTTCTCCGTTTATGGATATACATTTTTTGGCCCCAATATTCAATCAAAGCCACCAATAATGGAATATTAGtctataaatacacaaacttaattttgatttttctgaatttttctcGAATTGAAATTCTATTGATCAAAACGTGATTAAACAAAAGACTGCATGCACAAATTGATGGATGAGCAAGAAATGACACAAATTAGTTACCTGGTTttcatcatcaacatcatcatcggTGTAAGCTACAGCTTGAGCTTGTTTTCCGGCCATGGCGGATTCCGACCGGCGGAACGACAAAATAGAGAATCCATGAGGGCTTTTGTAAGAAGAATTTGCAAGTAAGAAAGAATGAGTTGATGAACACCTCTTGTCAAAGGAAGAAATGTTTCTCTTGAGCAAATATGGGATGCTTCTTGATCTTCCAAACCATGACCCCATATTTTCCAAGAATCTCactagtgtgtgtgtgtgtgtgtgtgttatatAAGTTATAACATGTGATATAGGACCCTGTACCGTATGTATAATAAATTCAATGCACAGTGCTGTCTAGGAGAAACAAAGTATTTGTTGGACTTGAATTTaatggagagagagaagtgtgtgTGCGCGCCAAACTCTACCGAAATGGCTAGCCTATCCTCCcctctttaaataaataaataaataaatgagttACATTTACATGTGATGTTCGATGTGATTAATAATTGTTGAATATGGGACACGGATTATTTGACGCTtaaagtaattataaataaatagggtgcaaaaaattaattata harbors:
- the LOC131011791 gene encoding serine/threonine-protein kinase PBL34-like isoform X1, which gives rise to MAMASPSERSSSSRSTTSLMPGRIVVACDATRNFNSQEFKQIISNIQTRQNMIQEVDTITVLGVLHKVLHPMGFQMQIGPDSFIGTRVRAIKEEVTRMVDAYAGKLQNSAEECEGSGVVIEVKIVVGAPLKNVIVQEAIGSNATWVVLNRHLRKELKFYLNKIPCKVAQTLDNFSLKILRPFYSDKAMGNIEPELFYSLSKLVSVIPSDYTPSNDHSLISPIYRGSTSSHRSSGSDRSSFVSSLTSKSKEQNIFSPDEFTSNSHLEKPVSIGIYAKRKEHDSSPPVKLTQSLQSDPSFAIPCSANGIISRECKHSEIQIVEEASSSGDLRREDTDEDSASDDSYPEIEKQINLQLDFHVSHHSAAMKMHLGSKIWNYSEIQTATNGFSSENLLGEDGYGLVYKGLLKDGQLIAVKVQKEANTQGYLENYLQLGVLSLACHKNVVMLLGYCRRENINILVYEYICDRSLEWYLFDNKEHVLAWHQRRAIAIGIAKGLRFLHEECRGSPILHRDMRPSNICLTHEFIPLLADCGLVKWNTNDHNRHTKFQGTLEYLAPEYAENNACSVKTDVFAFGIILIQLISGCKCPDSTKDSPPQSLREWAMPLIEMLKLDELVDPRLGDSYGMYELYQMARVAYLCVQTEPAMRPTAGEVLLILEGENEHLDQLTEQLIPVPNNVQRRVYPQVLKV
- the LOC131011791 gene encoding serine/threonine-protein kinase PBL34-like isoform X2: MAMASPSERSSSSRSTTSLMPGRIVVACDATRNFNSQEFKQIISNIQTRQNMIQEVDTITVLGVLHKVLHPMGFQMQIGPDSFIGTRVRAIKEEVTRMVDAYAGKLQNSAEECEGSGVVIEVKIVVGAPLKNVIVQEAIGSNATWVVLNRHLRKELKFYLNKIPCKVAQTLDNFSLKILRPFYSDKAMGNIEPELFYSLSKLVSVIPSDYTPSNDHSLISPIYRGSTSSHRSSGSDRSSFVSSLTSKSKEQNIFSPDEFTSNSHLEKPGIYAKRKEHDSSPPVKLTQSLQSDPSFAIPCSANGIISRECKHSEIQIVEEASSSGDLRREDTDEDSASDDSYPEIEKQINLQLDFHVSHHSAAMKMHLGSKIWNYSEIQTATNGFSSENLLGEDGYGLVYKGLLKDGQLIAVKVQKEANTQGYLENYLQLGVLSLACHKNVVMLLGYCRRENINILVYEYICDRSLEWYLFDNKEHVLAWHQRRAIAIGIAKGLRFLHEECRGSPILHRDMRPSNICLTHEFIPLLADCGLVKWNTNDHNRHTKFQGTLEYLAPEYAENNACSVKTDVFAFGIILIQLISGCKCPDSTKDSPPQSLREWAMPLIEMLKLDELVDPRLGDSYGMYELYQMARVAYLCVQTEPAMRPTAGEVLLILEGENEHLDQLTEQLIPVPNNVQRRVYPQVLKV
- the LOC131011792 gene encoding 2-oxoisovalerate dehydrogenase subunit alpha 2, mitochondrial-like isoform X2; this encodes MYIHKRRSNKEIIGGSITKRRKIDGRNQNEHCEATENRVACYRVLDDHGYPIAGTTFDQVDEETAVRMYKSMASLEIMDSIFYEAQRQGRVSFYLTSTGEEGISVATAAALSPHDIILPQYREAGILLWRGFTIQDFANQCFGNEDDHGKGRQMPVHYGSNHLNFFTVSSPIATQLPQAAGVAYSLKMDGKDACAVAFTGDGATSEGDFHAAMNFAAVMEAPVLFICRNNGWAISTPISQQFRSDGVVVKGQAYGIRSIRVDGNDALAVYNAIRAAREMVVREQKPVLVEALTYRVGHHSTSDDSTKYRSLKEIEEWRRSRNPVTRFRKWVESKCWWSDEEEAQLRGTLRKQVLKAIQIAEKIKKPCLEDLFSDVYEQVPSNLRQQEKSLRQTINKHPQDFPSDVPLH
- the LOC131011792 gene encoding 2-oxoisovalerate dehydrogenase subunit alpha 1, mitochondrial-like isoform X1, translated to MGSWFGRSRSIPYLLKRNISSFDKRCSSTHSFLLANSSYKSPHGFSILSFRRSESAMAGKQAQAVAYTDDDVDDENQSIEFPGGRVGLTTQMKFISEATENRVACYRVLDDHGYPIAGTTFDQVDEETAVRMYKSMASLEIMDSIFYEAQRQGRVSFYLTSTGEEGISVATAAALSPHDIILPQYREAGILLWRGFTIQDFANQCFGNEDDHGKGRQMPVHYGSNHLNFFTVSSPIATQLPQAAGVAYSLKMDGKDACAVAFTGDGATSEGDFHAAMNFAAVMEAPVLFICRNNGWAISTPISQQFRSDGVVVKGQAYGIRSIRVDGNDALAVYNAIRAAREMVVREQKPVLVEALTYRVGHHSTSDDSTKYRSLKEIEEWRRSRNPVTRFRKWVESKCWWSDEEEAQLRGTLRKQVLKAIQIAEKIKKPCLEDLFSDVYEQVPSNLRQQEKSLRQTINKHPQDFPSDVPLH